The following proteins are co-located in the Peromyscus eremicus chromosome 13, PerEre_H2_v1, whole genome shotgun sequence genome:
- the Cmklr2 gene encoding chemerin-like receptor 2 encodes MEISKEALFEEFENYSYTVEYYSQESDSEETPHLGIIHWISLLLYVLAFVLGIPGNAIVIWFMGFKWKKTVTTLWFLNLAIADFVFVLFLPLYVSYMALSFHWPFGLWLCKANSFIAQLNMFASVFFLTVISLDHCFRLIHPVVSHRHRTLKNSLGVVVFVWLSASLLGGPILYFRDTVEVNSHIICYNNFQEHDPALALVRHHVLTWVKFLFGYLFPLLTMSLCYLCLIFKAKKQNLPMSSKQFWTILSVVIAFMVCWTPYHLFSIWELSVYHNSSSHRILQSGVPLSTGLAFLNSCLNPILYVLISKKFQAHFRASVAEVLKHSLWEVSCPGTVSEQLRSAETKSLAPPETAQ; translated from the coding sequence ATGGAAATCTCAAAGGAAGCATTATTTGAAGAATTTGAGAACTATTCCTATACCGTAGAATATTACTCCCAGGAGTCTGATTCAGAGGAGACGCCGCACCTGGGAATCATTCACTGGATCTCCCTGCTGTTATATGTCCTAGCGTTTGTTCTGGGAATTCCAGGAAACGCCATTGTCATTTGGTTCATGGGATTCAAGTGGAAGAAGACAGTCACTACTCTCTGGTTCCTCAATCTGGCCATTGCAGATTTCGTTTTTGTGCTCTTCCTGCCCCTCTATGTCTCCTACATGGCCTTGAGTTTCCACTGGCCCTTCGGCCTGTGGCTTTGCAAGGCTAACTCCTTCATTGCCCAGCTGAACATGTTTGCTAGTGTTTTCTTCTTGACAGTGATCAGCCTGGATCACTGTTTCCGCTTGATCCATCCTGTCGTGTCTCATCGGCACCGAACCCTGAAGAACTCATTGGGCGTTGTTGTATTTGTCTGGCTTTCGGCTTCTCTGCTTGGAGGTCCTATCCTGTACTTCCGGGACACTGTGGAGGTCAATAGCCACATTATTTGTTATAACAATTTCCAGGAGCATGACCCTGCCCTCGCCTTGGTAAGACACCATGTTCTGACCTGGGTCAAGTTCCTTTTTGGCTACCTCTTCCCTCTGCTGACAATGAGTCTGTGCTACTTGTGTCTCATCTTCAAGGCAAAGAAGCAAAACCTCCCCATGTCCAGCAAGCAGTTTTGGACAATCCTCTCTGTGGTCATTGCCTTCATGGTCTGCTGGACTCCTTATCACCTGTTTAGCATTTGGGAACTCAGCGTTTACCACAACAGCTCTTCCCATCGCATCCTGCAGAGCGGGGTCCCTCTCTCTACTGGCTTGGCATTCCTCAACAGCTGCTTGAACCCCATCCTTTACGTTCTAATTAGCAAGAAGTTCCAAGCTCACTTCCGGGCCTCTGTTGCCGAAGTACTCAAACATTCTCTGTGGGAAGTCAGCTGTCCTGGCACAGTGAGTGAACAGCTCAGGAGCGCTGAAACCAAGAGCTTGGCTCCCCCAGAAACAGCCCAATGA
- the Eef1b2 gene encoding elongation factor 1-beta — MGFGDLKTPAGLQVLNDYLADKSYIEGYVPSQADVAVFEAVSGPPPADLCHALRWYNHIKSYEKEKASLPGVKKSLGKYGPASVEDTTGSGAADAKDDDDIDLFGSDDEEESEEAKRLREERLAQYESKKAKKPVVVAKSSILLDVKPWDDETDMTKLEECVRSIQADGLVWGSSKLVPVGYGIKKLQIQCVVEDDKVGTDMLEEQITAFEDYVQSMDVAAFNKI; from the exons ATGGGTTTCGGAGACCTGAAAACCCCCGCCGGCCTCCAGGTGCTCAACGATTACCTGGCGGACAAGAGCTACATCGAGGG GTACGTGCCATCCCAAGCCGATGTGGCAGTGTTTGAAGCAGTCTCTGGCCCCCCGCCCGCCGACCTGTGCCATGCCCTGCGCTGGTATAATCACATCAAGTCTTACGAGAAAGAGAAAGCCAG CCTGCCAGGAGTGAAGAAATCTTTGGGCAAGTATGGCCCTGCCAGTGTGGAAGACACCACAGGAAGTGGAGCTGCGGATGCTAAGGACGATGACGACATTGATCTCTTCGGGTCTGATGATGAGGAG GAAAGTGAAGAAGCAAAGAGGCTCCGAGAAGAGCGCCTTGCGCAGTATGAATCAAAGAAAGCTAAAA AGCCTGTGGTTGTTGCCAAGTCTTCCATCTTACTAGATGTGAAGCCTTGGGACGATGAGACAGACATGACGAAATTGGAGGAGTGTGTCAGAAGCATTCAAGCAGATGGCTTGGTGTGGGGTTCTT CCAAATTGGTCCCCGTGGGATATGGAATCAAAAAGCTTCAAATACAGTGTGTAGTTGAAGATGATAAGGTTGGCACAGACATGCTGGAGGAGCAGATCACTGCTTTTGAGGACTACGTGCAGTCCATGGATGTGGCTGCTTTTAACAAAATCTAA